One part of the Marinobacterium rhizophilum genome encodes these proteins:
- the accB gene encoding acetyl-CoA carboxylase biotin carboxyl carrier protein — MDIRKVKKLIELLEESNINEIEIKEGEESVRISRMAQSVPAQMMMPASYPQMAAAPAAAPAAAPVAAAAEPVAAEAAGHLVRSPMVGTFYRAPSPSSPAFVEVGKTVKAGDVICIVEAMKMMNQIEADKSGVIEAILVEEGQPVEYDQPLFTIV; from the coding sequence ATGGATATCCGCAAAGTCAAGAAACTGATCGAGCTGCTGGAAGAGTCCAACATCAACGAGATCGAAATCAAGGAAGGCGAAGAGTCCGTGCGCATCAGCCGCATGGCCCAGTCGGTTCCTGCCCAGATGATGATGCCGGCCAGCTATCCGCAAATGGCAGCTGCTCCCGCCGCCGCGCCGGCTGCCGCCCCCGTAGCCGCCGCTGCAGAACCCGTTGCTGCAGAAGCCGCCGGACACCTGGTGCGCTCGCCGATGGTCGGCACCTTCTACCGTGCGCCGTCCCCGAGCTCGCCGGCCTTCGTTGAAGTCGGTAAAACCGTCAAGGCCGGTGACGTGATCTGCATCGTTGAAGCCATGAAGATGATGAACCAGATCGAAGCGGACAAGTCCGGCGTGATCGAAGCCATCCTGGTTGAAGAAGGCCAGCCGGTCGAATACGACCAGCCGCTCTTCACCATCGTCTAA
- the aroQ gene encoding type II 3-dehydroquinate dehydratase, with translation MAKILVLHGPNLNLLGTREPGIYGATRLADINRSLETQAQAAGHQLSHLQSNAEYQLIDRIHAARDEGVAFVIINPAAFTHTSVALRDALLGVDIPFYEVHLSNVHARERFRHHSYFSDVARGVICGFGSQGYNFALQAVIDDLA, from the coding sequence ATGGCAAAAATACTGGTGCTGCACGGCCCCAACCTGAACCTGCTCGGCACCCGGGAACCCGGAATTTACGGTGCCACAAGGCTTGCGGACATCAACCGCTCGCTGGAAACCCAGGCCCAGGCTGCCGGACATCAGCTGAGTCACCTGCAAAGCAATGCCGAATATCAACTGATTGACCGCATCCATGCCGCCCGGGATGAAGGTGTTGCCTTCGTCATTATCAATCCGGCGGCATTTACGCACACCAGCGTTGCCCTGCGTGATGCACTTCTGGGTGTGGATATTCCGTTTTACGAAGTCCATCTGTCCAACGTGCATGCCCGCGAGCGCTTTCGCCACCATTCGTACTTTTCGGATGTGGCCCGGGGCGTGATCTGCGGATTCGGCAGCCAGGGGTACAACTTTGCCTTACAGGCCGTCATTGACGACCTGGCATAA
- a CDS encoding DUF2333 family protein, which produces MEKLQRWWLGKWDRIAAGPGSSAWLKGIGVLLGLYLLGALVVGMYWSWEPARFDVQAKAVLHEGAAPAVGSHTSGALIELVESLLNKPGGYLSNDRLPPGIWLDNVPSWEFGVLVQARDLSRALRKDFSRSQSQSTEDADLVQAEPLLHFNSNSWLLPSTEGEYRKALKHLRQYQLRLADPAQVQSQFYARADNLNNWLGDVSTRLGSLSQRLSASVGQRRLNTDLAGEADARQSTQGAAEQDVETPWLELDDVFYEARGTAWALIHILQAVDADFAVALEKKNARVSLEQIVRELESTQETIWSPMVLNGTEFGLVANHSLVMASYISRANAAIIDLRKLLSQG; this is translated from the coding sequence TTGGAAAAACTGCAGCGGTGGTGGCTGGGAAAATGGGATCGGATTGCGGCGGGCCCCGGGTCTTCTGCCTGGCTCAAGGGAATTGGCGTCCTGCTGGGACTCTATCTGCTGGGTGCGCTGGTGGTCGGCATGTACTGGAGCTGGGAGCCGGCACGCTTTGATGTCCAGGCCAAGGCCGTACTCCATGAAGGCGCTGCCCCGGCGGTGGGTTCGCACACCAGCGGTGCGCTGATCGAGCTTGTCGAGAGCCTGCTGAACAAGCCGGGCGGTTATCTGAGCAACGACCGGCTGCCGCCGGGGATCTGGCTCGATAACGTGCCCAGCTGGGAGTTTGGCGTGCTGGTGCAGGCGCGGGACCTGAGCCGGGCACTGCGCAAGGACTTCAGCCGTTCCCAGTCGCAATCCACCGAAGACGCGGACCTGGTCCAGGCAGAGCCCTTGCTGCACTTCAACAGCAACAGCTGGCTGCTGCCCTCCACCGAGGGTGAATACCGCAAGGCGCTCAAGCACCTGCGCCAGTATCAGCTGCGCCTGGCGGATCCTGCCCAGGTGCAGTCGCAGTTCTATGCCCGTGCCGACAACCTCAATAACTGGCTGGGTGATGTGTCCACCCGTCTTGGCAGCTTGTCACAGCGCCTGAGCGCCAGCGTCGGCCAGCGTCGCCTGAATACCGACCTGGCCGGTGAAGCCGATGCGCGCCAGTCGACCCAGGGAGCGGCCGAACAGGATGTCGAAACGCCCTGGCTGGAGCTGGACGATGTCTTTTATGAGGCCAGGGGCACGGCCTGGGCACTGATTCATATTCTGCAGGCGGTGGACGCCGATTTTGCCGTGGCGCTGGAGAAGAAGAACGCCCGCGTCAGCCTGGAGCAGATCGTGCGCGAGCTCGAGTCGACCCAGGAAACCATCTGGAGCCCGATGGTGCTGAACGGCACGGAATTTGGGCTGGTCGCCAACCATTCGCTGGTCATGGCGTCGTATATTTCCCGCGCTAACGCGGCCATCATCGACCTGCGCAAGTTGCTGTCGCAGGGATGA
- a CDS encoding ParA family protein, translating into MKRVVFNQKGGVGKSSITTNLAAISASRGLKTLVIDLDPQCNSTHYLLGENAAHTQTDIRDFFEQMLSFQLKAAGPDAFVHETPYENLFLIPSNPDVTDLQAKLESKHKIYKLRDALNQLDDYDAIYIDTPPAFNFFTLSALVAAQRCLIPFDCDEFARQALYSLMDNVRETQADHNDQLRVEGIVVNQYQPRATLPRKMVADLVAEKLPMLNSKISSSVKMRESHNESRPLIHMAPNHKLTQEFVALFDELHP; encoded by the coding sequence ATGAAGCGAGTTGTCTTTAATCAGAAAGGCGGTGTGGGAAAGTCCAGTATCACCACCAACCTGGCCGCCATCAGCGCCAGTCGGGGATTGAAAACCCTGGTGATCGACCTGGACCCGCAGTGTAATTCGACCCACTACCTGTTGGGCGAAAATGCGGCGCACACCCAGACCGATATCCGGGACTTTTTCGAGCAGATGCTGAGTTTTCAGCTCAAGGCTGCGGGGCCGGACGCGTTTGTGCACGAAACGCCCTATGAAAACCTGTTCCTGATCCCGTCCAACCCGGATGTCACCGACCTGCAGGCCAAGCTCGAGTCCAAGCACAAGATCTACAAGCTGCGCGATGCGCTGAATCAGCTGGACGATTACGATGCCATCTATATCGATACGCCGCCGGCCTTCAACTTTTTCACCCTCTCGGCGCTGGTGGCGGCACAGCGCTGCCTGATTCCGTTCGACTGCGACGAGTTTGCCCGCCAGGCGCTGTACAGCCTGATGGACAACGTGCGTGAAACCCAGGCCGATCACAACGATCAGCTGCGTGTGGAAGGCATAGTGGTGAACCAGTACCAGCCGCGGGCAACCCTGCCACGGAAAATGGTGGCGGACCTGGTGGCGGAAAAGCTGCCAATGCTCAACAGCAAGATTTCATCCTCGGTGAAGATGCGCGAATCCCACAACGAGTCGCGGCCGCTGATCCACATGGCACCCAATCACAAGCTGACCCAGGAATTTGTCGCCCTGTTCGACGAGCTGCATCCCTGA
- a CDS encoding hypoxanthine-guanine phosphoribosyltransferase yields the protein MPNTDLDHIREVYTQADLLHSATEVEAAIDTMAHAISQTLHDRNPVLFSIMNGGLVIGGQLLTRLEFPLQASYLHATRYRNSTRGFGLEWKVPPMVEFKGRPVLILDDILDEGHTLAEIIDYFKREGAAEVYTAVLVDKRHDRKARPGMTADFVGLEVEDRYLFGFGMDYHGYWRNAPGIFAVKGL from the coding sequence ATGCCAAATACCGACCTGGACCATATTCGCGAGGTTTACACCCAAGCGGACCTGCTGCACAGCGCTACCGAGGTGGAGGCCGCCATCGACACCATGGCCCACGCCATCAGCCAAACACTGCATGATCGCAATCCGGTGCTGTTCAGCATCATGAATGGCGGCCTGGTGATTGGGGGCCAGTTGCTGACCCGCCTCGAGTTTCCTCTGCAGGCCAGTTACCTGCATGCCACCCGCTACCGCAACAGTACCCGCGGTTTTGGCCTGGAGTGGAAGGTGCCCCCCATGGTGGAATTCAAGGGCAGGCCGGTACTGATCCTGGACGACATCTTGGACGAAGGCCACACCCTGGCAGAAATCATCGATTACTTTAAGCGTGAAGGTGCCGCTGAGGTCTATACCGCGGTACTGGTCGACAAGCGGCATGATCGCAAGGCGCGCCCGGGCATGACGGCAGACTTTGTCGGCCTGGAAGTGGAGGATCGCTACCTGTTTGGTTTTGGCATGGACTACCACGGCTACTGGCGTAACGCACCGGGCATTTTTGCCGTCAAGGGGCTGTAG
- the upp gene encoding uracil phosphoribosyltransferase, which translates to MSVHEIRHPLIRHKLGLMRSADLSTRSFRQLASEVGCLLTYEATKDLELESYPVDGWCGPMTAERIKGKKITVVPILRAGIGMLDGVLELVPAAKISVVGLYRDEETLEPVPYFEKLANDIEERMALIIDPMLATGGSLVATIDMLKKAGCTSIRTLILVAAPEGLKKVQEAHPDVDIFTASIDSHLDEHGYIIPGLGDAGDKIFGT; encoded by the coding sequence ATGAGCGTTCACGAAATCCGCCACCCATTGATCCGCCACAAGCTGGGTCTGATGCGGTCCGCCGATCTGAGTACCCGCAGTTTCCGGCAGCTGGCGTCGGAAGTTGGCTGCCTGCTGACCTATGAGGCAACCAAGGACCTGGAACTGGAGTCCTACCCGGTGGACGGCTGGTGCGGTCCCATGACCGCCGAGCGCATCAAGGGCAAAAAAATTACCGTGGTGCCGATCCTGCGCGCCGGTATCGGCATGCTCGATGGCGTGCTGGAGCTGGTTCCCGCGGCCAAGATATCAGTGGTGGGGTTGTACCGGGACGAGGAAACCCTGGAGCCGGTACCCTACTTTGAAAAGCTGGCCAATGACATCGAAGAGCGCATGGCGCTGATCATCGATCCGATGCTGGCGACTGGCGGCTCCCTGGTAGCGACGATCGACATGCTGAAGAAGGCCGGTTGTACCAGCATTCGCACGCTGATCCTGGTGGCCGCGCCGGAAGGCCTTAAAAAGGTGCAGGAAGCACACCCGGACGTGGATATTTTCACGGCGTCCATCGACAGCCACCTGGATGAACACGGCTATATCATTCCGGGTCTTGGTGATGCCGGTGACAAGATCTTCGGGACCTGA
- a CDS encoding uracil-xanthine permease family protein, translating to MSNQGDYHLSGWRSALAGSQMLFVAFGALVLVPLLTGLNPSVALFTAGAGTLLFQVATKRTVPVFLASSFAFIAPIIYGVQTWGIPATMGGLMAAGLLYLLLSLAVKLRGAGFIHRLMPPVVTGPIIMVIGLGLAPVAVNMAMGKSGDGGIELFPYADAMLVSMAALVTTLVVAVFAKGIFRLVPILSGVLVGYLLANLMGMVDYTPVQQAAWFSVPAFVAPELNWQAILFMLPVAIAPAIEHVGDVLAISNVTGKDYLKKPGLHRTLLGDGLATSTAAMLGGPPNTTYSEVTGAVMLTRAFNPLIMTWAAVFAIALAFVAKIGILLQTIPTPVMGGILILLFGSIAAVGMNTLIKARVDLGEQRNLVIVATVLVFGIGGMVIGQGEMSLQGVALSGFAAILLNLVLPRSVPAADDLAAEKAVLNDLPDQRR from the coding sequence ATGTCTAACCAAGGTGACTATCACCTGAGCGGGTGGCGCAGCGCGCTGGCTGGTTCGCAAATGCTGTTCGTCGCCTTCGGTGCCCTGGTGCTGGTGCCGCTGCTCACGGGGCTCAACCCGAGCGTGGCGCTCTTTACTGCCGGTGCCGGTACCCTGCTTTTCCAGGTGGCAACGAAGCGCACGGTGCCGGTCTTTCTGGCCTCGTCCTTCGCCTTTATCGCGCCCATTATCTATGGTGTGCAGACTTGGGGTATCCCGGCCACCATGGGCGGCCTGATGGCGGCGGGACTGCTGTATCTGCTGCTGTCGCTGGCGGTGAAGCTGCGCGGTGCGGGCTTTATTCACCGGCTGATGCCGCCGGTGGTTACGGGCCCGATCATCATGGTGATCGGCCTGGGGCTGGCGCCGGTGGCGGTGAACATGGCCATGGGCAAAAGCGGTGATGGCGGTATCGAGCTGTTCCCGTACGCTGATGCCATGCTGGTGTCCATGGCGGCGCTGGTAACCACCCTGGTGGTGGCGGTGTTCGCGAAAGGGATCTTTCGGCTGGTGCCGATCCTGTCCGGCGTGCTGGTGGGTTACCTGCTGGCCAACCTGATGGGCATGGTGGATTACACGCCGGTGCAGCAGGCAGCCTGGTTCTCGGTGCCGGCCTTCGTGGCGCCGGAACTCAACTGGCAGGCCATTCTGTTTATGCTGCCGGTGGCCATTGCGCCGGCGATTGAGCATGTGGGCGATGTGCTGGCCATCAGCAACGTGACCGGCAAGGATTACCTGAAAAAGCCGGGCCTGCACCGCACCTTGCTGGGCGATGGCCTGGCGACATCGACCGCAGCCATGCTGGGCGGCCCGCCCAACACGACCTATTCGGAAGTGACCGGTGCCGTCATGCTGACCCGGGCGTTCAACCCGCTGATCATGACCTGGGCGGCGGTGTTTGCCATTGCGCTGGCCTTTGTTGCCAAGATCGGCATTCTGCTGCAGACCATTCCGACGCCCGTGATGGGCGGTATCCTGATCCTGCTGTTTGGTTCCATCGCCGCGGTGGGCATGAACACCCTGATCAAGGCACGGGTCGACCTGGGTGAGCAGCGCAACCTGGTGATCGTGGCCACGGTGCTGGTGTTCGGCATCGGCGGCATGGTGATCGGGCAGGGCGAAATGAGCCTGCAGGGTGTTGCACTCAGTGGTTTTGCCGCCATTCTTCTGAACCTGGTACTGCCCCGCAGCGTTCCTGCAGCTGACGATCTGGCGGCTGAGAAGGCCGTGCTGAATGACCTGCCGGATCAGCGTCGCTAG
- a CDS encoding SulP family inorganic anion transporter produces the protein MINSLQRQWFSNTRGDLLAGAVVALALIPEAIAFSIIAGVDPKVGLYASFCIAVVIAFVGGRPGMISAATGAMALLMVTLVREHGLQYLLAASLLTGVLQIGAGYLKLGSLMRFVSRSVVTGFVNALAILIFMAQLPELIDVTWHVYAMTAAGLGIIYLFPYVTRAVPSPLVCILTLTGLSMYLGLDIRTVGDMGELPDTLPIFLWPDVPLNFETLQIIFPYAAAMAVVGLLESMMTATIVDDLTDTSSDKNRECKGQGVSNIASSLLGGMAGCAMIGQSVINVKSGGRTRLSTLTAGLLLLIMVVFLDEWVAQIPMAALVAVMIMVSIGTFSWDSIRNLKQHPLSTNLVMIATVVVVVFTHNLAYGVFVGVLLAAMFFASKVGHYMRVDSHVDDTQSLREYRVSGQVFFASADKFIAAFDFKEVLDKVVIDVTHAHFWDITAVSSLDKVVVKFRREGTEVEVCGLNEASATIVDRFGQYDKPGSADELIGH, from the coding sequence ATGATTAACTCTTTGCAACGCCAATGGTTCTCCAACACGCGTGGCGACCTGCTGGCCGGTGCCGTGGTGGCCCTGGCCCTGATTCCCGAGGCAATCGCCTTTTCCATTATTGCCGGTGTGGATCCCAAGGTGGGTCTGTACGCGTCCTTCTGTATCGCGGTGGTAATTGCCTTTGTCGGCGGCCGCCCCGGCATGATTTCGGCGGCCACCGGTGCCATGGCGCTGCTGATGGTGACCCTGGTACGCGAGCACGGGCTGCAGTACCTGCTGGCGGCTTCCCTGCTGACCGGGGTGCTGCAGATCGGGGCCGGCTACCTGAAGCTGGGCAGCCTGATGCGCTTCGTTTCCCGCTCGGTGGTGACGGGGTTCGTCAATGCCCTGGCGATCCTGATCTTTATGGCGCAGTTGCCTGAGCTGATCGATGTGACCTGGCATGTCTATGCCATGACCGCTGCCGGGCTTGGCATCATCTACCTGTTCCCCTACGTGACCCGGGCGGTGCCGTCTCCGCTGGTGTGCATCCTGACCCTGACCGGCCTGTCGATGTACCTGGGGCTGGATATCCGTACCGTGGGTGACATGGGTGAGCTGCCCGATACCCTGCCGATTTTCCTGTGGCCCGACGTGCCACTGAACTTTGAAACCCTGCAGATCATCTTCCCCTATGCCGCTGCCATGGCCGTGGTCGGCCTGCTGGAATCCATGATGACCGCGACCATCGTGGACGACCTGACCGACACCTCCAGTGACAAGAACCGCGAGTGCAAGGGGCAGGGCGTGTCCAACATCGCCTCCAGCCTGCTCGGTGGCATGGCGGGCTGCGCCATGATCGGCCAGTCGGTGATCAACGTGAAATCCGGCGGCCGTACCCGCCTGTCGACCCTGACCGCGGGCCTGCTGCTGCTGATCATGGTGGTGTTCCTGGATGAGTGGGTTGCGCAGATTCCCATGGCGGCGCTGGTGGCCGTGATGATCATGGTATCCATCGGTACCTTCAGCTGGGATTCCATCCGTAACCTCAAGCAGCACCCGCTGTCCACCAATCTCGTCATGATCGCGACCGTGGTGGTGGTGGTGTTTACCCACAACCTGGCCTACGGCGTGTTCGTCGGTGTCCTGCTGGCCGCCATGTTCTTTGCCAGCAAGGTGGGGCACTACATGCGGGTGGACAGCCATGTGGATGATACCCAGTCGCTGCGCGAGTACCGCGTATCGGGACAGGTGTTCTTTGCATCGGCGGACAAGTTTATCGCTGCCTTTGATTTCAAGGAGGTTCTGGACAAGGTCGTGATCGACGTCACCCATGCGCACTTCTGGGACATCACCGCCGTATCCTCGCTGGACAAGGTGGTGGTCAAGTTCCGCCGCGAGGGCACCGAAGTCGAGGTCTGCGGGCTGAACGAAGCCAGTGCCACCATCGTCGACCGCTTTGGCCAGTACGACAAGCCGGGCAGTGCCGACGAGCTGATCGGGCACTGA